The DNA sequence GAGGCGAAGTTCATGGCTGGCCTTTCCATTCGTAGCAAGGAATGCAGCGGCGGGGAGTTCGCCGGACGCCCGGAACCGGGACTCACTCCGACGAGCCGTGCGCACTGATCAAAGCACGCATGCGAACAGCCGACCAGTGGCGCGCAGTTGACGCGCACTGCCTCAGCGTCACCGAATTCATCAGTGTGGCAATACGGTCACGGAATTCACCGCGGCCTTCACGCTACCCACCGGTTCACGGAGCCGGCGGCGACCGGCGGGCGCCGTTCCCGGCGACTGCTCACCGCACGCCGTGGGTTCCTCCCGGTTCAGGTCCCTTTCCGTACGACCTCGCGGTGAACGGTGTGCAGGTCCGAGGGATTTTTCGGGACGGCGCGCCGGTGACACTTCCGGGGGCGTCAGCCCACCTCGTTCTCCGCGACGGCCTGCCCGTGGACCACCACGTCGCCGCCGTAGAACATGCCCGTGAAGACCGGCGCGTAGGTCAACTGCACCTCTACTTCCACGGCTTGGGCGTTGGCGGCGACGCAGTGGGTGGCCGCGACGTCCGGGCCGGACAGGTCCATCTCCCGGGCGAACGCCTTCACCCGGGCGTCACAGTTCTCGTAGTTGATCGGCGCGGGGCCGCCCTCGTTGTCGTAGAGGGCCTCGCGGTCGATGTCCTGGGCGGCGTAGCGCGCGGCCTGCTCCGCGATGTCGGCCGCCCGCTCCCGCTTGGAGATGGACATGCCGCCGTCGATGACGAAGGCCGACAGGGAGAGGAAGACGAGCGCGAAGACGATGACCGCGCCGGCGCCCGAGCCGCGGTCGTCCAGGCGCCCACGGCGGTCCGACAGCCAGCTGTGGATGCGCGCGCTCACGCCGTCCTCCGGTACGGGTCCAGCGGGGAGCTGAAGCTCGCGGACAGGGTCGTCGGGATGTCCAGGCCCAGCATGGCGAGCCCCCGCACCTCGCAGCTCACCTCGACGGTGAAGAAGGTGTCCGGCTCGAAGCCCGGGCTGGTCTGACGGACGGTCACCGGACCCGCGCAGACGTCGTCCAGGTTCGCCTCCGCCGCCGCACGTGCCTCGGCCATCGCCGTACCGTGGTCCTTCTGGATGGAGCCGGCGCGCGCCGCGTCCCGGGCGGCGCCGTCCAGCGCGCCGCGTCCGTCGACCAGTTGCCCGAAGCCCACCAGCACCAGGATGAAGAGGATCATCACCGGCGCGAGGATGACCACCTCGACGGTGGACAGCCCCCGGTCCCGGTCCCGCTTCCGGTCCTGGTCGTGGCCGTCGGCCGGCGGGGTCCGTCCGCCGAAGACGGAGAGGTCCATCTAGTTCTCCCCCTCCTGCACGAACCGCTCCACCGGCCCCATCGACTCCGCGTGCACCGTCAGGTCCAGCCCGGGGAACACCGTCGGGATGCGTGCCGTGATCTCCACGCCCACCGTGTTCTGCTCCGGCTGGAGCATCCGCACGTCCGCACCCAGCACCAGCTGCGGTCCCAGTTGCCGGATGTAGCTGTCCACCACGTCCCGCGCCTCGCCGCGCCAGCCGCCCGGCTGGTCGTGGGCCGTCGCCCGCGCCTTGCGCGCGCCCGCCTGCGCCGCCGCCTGGGCGACGTGATCGGCGAAGAAGTACAGCGCGAACTGCACCGTGGCGAAGATCATGAAGAACAGGACGGGCGTGAGCAGCACGAACTCGATCGCGCTCATGCCGGAATCGCCGCGGGCGGAGGCGGCCTCCACCCGTCGGCGTACCCAGCGGCGTACGCGCACCGACATCCCCGTAGCAGCGGTGACCGCGGTCAGCAGGTCTTGCCCGCGTCCGCGCCCTTGATGCAGTCGCCGACCTTGTTGGCGCCCTCGCTCAGCGCGGCGTTGATGATGGCGGCCACGACACCGACGATCGCGACGACGACCGCGGAGATGATGACCCACTCGACGGCGGACGCGCCGCGGTCCAGCTCGCCGGAGCGGGCGCGCTCCACGCGGGCCCGCAGGAAGGTGACCAGGAAGTCCACGGCGGGGATGCCGGTGTGCAAGGTACGTCCGTTCATGACGCGTTGTCCTCTCGAATTCGGTTCACGGAAGGTCTGACGTACGGTTCACGGTCCGCGGTTCGCGCACCACCGGTCATGGAGCTCACACCTGGAACACCCGCATCGCCGCGGGGAAGATCAGGAACACCAGGAACCCCGCGCACAG is a window from the Streptomyces capillispiralis genome containing:
- a CDS encoding pilus assembly protein TadG-related protein; translation: MSARIHSWLSDRRGRLDDRGSGAGAVIVFALVFLSLSAFVIDGGMSISKRERAADIAEQAARYAAQDIDREALYDNEGGPAPINYENCDARVKAFAREMDLSGPDVAATHCVAANAQAVEVEVQLTYAPVFTGMFYGGDVVVHGQAVAENEVG
- a CDS encoding TadE/TadG family type IV pilus assembly protein, giving the protein MDLSVFGGRTPPADGHDQDRKRDRDRGLSTVEVVILAPVMILFILVLVGFGQLVDGRGALDGAARDAARAGSIQKDHGTAMAEARAAAEANLDDVCAGPVTVRQTSPGFEPDTFFTVEVSCEVRGLAMLGLDIPTTLSASFSSPLDPYRRTA
- a CDS encoding TadE family protein, giving the protein MSVRVRRWVRRRVEAASARGDSGMSAIEFVLLTPVLFFMIFATVQFALYFFADHVAQAAAQAGARKARATAHDQPGGWRGEARDVVDSYIRQLGPQLVLGADVRMLQPEQNTVGVEITARIPTVFPGLDLTVHAESMGPVERFVQEGEN